A region of the Haladaptatus sp. R4 genome:
GTATTGAACGTCACTTGGCCATGCAAGTAGATCGTTCCGACACTCTCTACTGGCAAGTGCTTTGTTTCACCGTCAAGGGTATCGATGCGTAGCGTGTCTTCGCTCCGCGACAGGTCGCCGTCCGCGAAGATGTGATGATTTTCCTTTGGCATTGTTATAACCAACAGATATCTTGGTACAAACAGGAGTCACAGTACGGTTTCTTTTCGAGTTCGGGTGGCGTGTCCGCTGAAACTGTGTCAATAATTCCGCGAAGCGTTTCTTCGATCTCGATTGCATTCGATTCCGACAGAGAAATCTGTTCCCGACTACGCTCTTCCGGATAGGCAAGAACACCCTCGCGCTGGATATCGAGGATTCGGTCTAAATACCACAGATAGTATAGCAGTTGCATTCGTGGCGGTTCTTCGAGTGACGATGAGACTTTGACCTCCATCACTTCACCACTGTCTACTATGTCGATTGCAATTCGTCCGTTCACTTGGAATGAACTACGTTTGTCTCGATAACTCGTCTCGTCTACGTGGGTTCCCCGCCGAATATTCGGAGTTCCACGGTCGATGTCAATCCCTTTGGACATGAACCAAAGTTCTCGTTTGCAGACGTGGTAATATTGCACCATTAGACCGGTGATTCGGACGACTGGTTCTCGATGTGGTTCGCGTTCGTCCCGAACGAGTTGATCGATGATTTCATCGCCAGAGTAGCTCAGAGTTCCGGTCATAATGTAAACCTCCCAGCCAGTGCGTCATCTTCATCAGCCACGAATCCACCAGCATCGAGGTCGTACGATCCTTGACTACTGTTCAGTCGATAGGCAAGAACGCTCGTTCCTTCCTGCACCCCACGTTGCCGGAGATCAACTCGACTCAAGAAACGAAGCGCTTCGTCAGCTTTCTGTGCAGGAACGGACACGCGAATATCCGAGGCATTGTGGAGTAGACGATAAGCTCTGGGTTCATTGCCGACATCGAAAGCATCCATAATCGCTTGGATACGAGCATCATCCGCTTCGCTTACCGCGACGAGAAGGTCAACTGTCTCGTACTCATCGTCGATGAGCGAGTGACTGGCTAGCTCTCTCGCCTCGAAGTGTTCGACAGCCTCTACGAGTACATCGCTCCCGACTTTATCCGGGGTAACAGCGTCGAAGTACTCTGGAACTGCATTCCTCGTTAGAACTGTTTCGTCGACGTCAGTCCGTTCGGGGAGCGTTTGACAGAGTATTCGACAGATGATATCCACGTGCTCGGGTACGTCGTTGTAAACATACGAGACAGGAGCTTGATTCGGCCCTGCTGCTGGTTCATCAGGGTCGGCAAGGAACCACACCGTAACGTGACCGTTGCTTTCTCCCCACTCGAACGACCGGTTGCATCGGCCAGCGGCCTGCACAATACTGTCGAGTGGCGCAATATCCCGGAACACGTGCGCAAAACTGATATCGACACCTGCCTCAATCGCCTGAGTAGAAACGAACGCAAATGGCACTCCCGCTGTCGTCAGGTTATCTGCGACTTTGATCAATACACTGCGGTCTCTGGGTCGATATCTAGAGTTGAACGTTCCAAGAAAGAATGGCATCTCTTCATCAGGCCACTCCCACACGACGTCGTCATCGTCCTCACGTTCATTCGTGGTTTCAGGCTTAAAGCCGAGTTTCTTCATGACACTCTTGACAGCGTCGTCGGTGTCGAGACGAGTACTGGAATTGGTTTCAGCGTTACAGAGCACTGATTCGTACTCACTACCGATGTGTACTGTCTCGAAGAGAGACTGTTTCGCAGCGTTTTCGATAGACTCAGTCAATGCACGAGAACTAGCAATGGTGTTACAAACGGCCATTGCCGATGTTCGGGGAGAAGATGATTCATCGGCTTTCATTGAGTCAATGAGCGTCTCAACGATGCGTCTACCTGCGGTATCGTGTGAAACAAGCGATGATTCGATTGCTGGATTGGGGAACTGCCATACCGACTCATCAATCGTGTATCGAACCCGGCGTGCCTGCTCATAATACTCGTCCGGGTCGTCGATGAGTTTGACTGTTTGAAGATCATCGGTATCGCTGAATAGACGTGGCTGGGTCGCCGTCATCGGGATAACTGTTGCGTCGAACTCATCGGTGAGCAAGCGGACCAATCGCGGAACAACCGCCCACCACTGTTTTGGCAGTGCCTGTGGTTCGTCAAGAATGACGACCGCATTCTTCAAACTCGGGAGCTTCATTCCCTGACTGTTCGAGGGACCAGCAAGGCTCTCGAACAACTGAACGAACGTCGTCAGTATCGTTCCTGCACGCCAACTTTCGCCGAGCATCGCTTCTGGGTGTGTTCGGCTGTCCTGTTCCGGTTCACCATTGGCGTTCGAGTCTTCACTCATCTCTTCCGTATCTTTCCGGTTAATCGTGTCAGACAGATAGTGATGGACGGTTAACGCATTTCCAGCAGGATCTGCACCCCAGATGTCGTCGTTTTCGAAGTGATTCCGGGTCTGCTCGATAATCGAAGTAAACGGGAGTGCGTACACAACAGTCGGTTTCTCGTCTAACTGCTGTCGTGCCGCACGCTCATCTCGAACGTCGAACGCAACGGAGATGCCAGTAAACGTTTTTCCCAGTCCAGTCGGTAGAGTCAGCGTCCCTACATCGGCATTACCGTCGATGAGATGGGTGACTGCACGCCCACGAGCCTCTTTGCATCCTCTTTCACGCCACACATTGAGTTCGCGTTGCAATTCATCGTCAGCTGAGAGCGTCTTAACGTATTCGTCAAGCTTTCTTACTGGGAGCGGCTCACGAGCTAAACGATCGTCGTTCAACCCTGCTGCAGATGTCTTATCGGCGAGTGTTAGCGCACTCCAATATCGAAGAGTGCGGTCGTACAACTCCGAAGGCAATTTTTCGGAGGAGTGCTCGGGATAAATCCCGGTCATCGTTGACACTGCCTCACCAAGGTCGTCGAGTATGGTTCCACTCCGCATTGCGTTAGCGAAATCAGTCCACGTTATCGATTCGGGAGCGATATCTTCAGTAGCACGTCGAAGCAACGTATCAGCCGCCACTGCCGTCTCTGCTTCGATATGTTCGACTTGCTCGGTCGCCCATCTTCCTTGATTTTGGCCGTCGCGCTCGTTTTTTACGACACGATCAAACGTGTAGCTGGCGAAATTCGGTAACGCACCGTGGTGTTTTGCAATGGCGGCGAATGCTGCGAGAGCGTCCCGATCCGTCCCGCCAAGTTCACAAATCACCCAAAACGCCGCAAGCGCGCTGATACGGGCATGATAGCTATACCGCTTTTTCACTATGGGTGTCCCATTCGCACGGGCAGAATAGTCCGACCGTACATGTCCTTGAAACCCCGGAGTGACTTTGCCAAAGTCGTGAAGCCAACCGAGACACTGTGCGATATCTGCCTCACTTGGGGAATTGGCAGTTTCAAAATCGCCGAGATCAATGATTCGGTTTGCAACGGCGTCGAGATGGTCATCTAACTGTTCACCCGGACGAGAAATGATGTCGTTGAGATTCATGGTTCGTTTCTGAAATCAGAGGGGTTGTACAGTCGTCAGTGAAAGACGACCGTTCGGCCATCTACTTCGACTGGTGTCGTCTCGTTTGGACGGAGTTTCAACTTTTTACGGTCCGAGAAGGCGTAATCAGCGTATCCAGTCGTTTTTCGTCCGCGCTCGTCTGCTTCCATGAAGGCAGGAGTCCGTTCGACATCAAAGCTCACCCCGTCTTGTGGAACGATTTCGTCGGCACCATCTGGA
Encoded here:
- the cas4 gene encoding CRISPR-associated protein Cas4, whose translation is MTGTLSYSGDEIIDQLVRDEREPHREPVVRITGLMVQYYHVCKRELWFMSKGIDIDRGTPNIRRGTHVDETSYRDKRSSFQVNGRIAIDIVDSGEVMEVKVSSSLEEPPRMQLLYYLWYLDRILDIQREGVLAYPEERSREQISLSESNAIEIEETLRGIIDTVSADTPPELEKKPYCDSCLYQDICWL
- a CDS encoding CRISPR-associated endonuclease Cas3'' — its product is MNLNDIISRPGEQLDDHLDAVANRIIDLGDFETANSPSEADIAQCLGWLHDFGKVTPGFQGHVRSDYSARANGTPIVKKRYSYHARISALAAFWVICELGGTDRDALAAFAAIAKHHGALPNFASYTFDRVVKNERDGQNQGRWATEQVEHIEAETAVAADTLLRRATEDIAPESITWTDFANAMRSGTILDDLGEAVSTMTGIYPEHSSEKLPSELYDRTLRYWSALTLADKTSAAGLNDDRLAREPLPVRKLDEYVKTLSADDELQRELNVWRERGCKEARGRAVTHLIDGNADVGTLTLPTGLGKTFTGISVAFDVRDERAARQQLDEKPTVVYALPFTSIIEQTRNHFENDDIWGADPAGNALTVHHYLSDTINRKDTEEMSEDSNANGEPEQDSRTHPEAMLGESWRAGTILTTFVQLFESLAGPSNSQGMKLPSLKNAVVILDEPQALPKQWWAVVPRLVRLLTDEFDATVIPMTATQPRLFSDTDDLQTVKLIDDPDEYYEQARRVRYTIDESVWQFPNPAIESSLVSHDTAGRRIVETLIDSMKADESSSPRTSAMAVCNTIASSRALTESIENAAKQSLFETVHIGSEYESVLCNAETNSSTRLDTDDAVKSVMKKLGFKPETTNEREDDDDVVWEWPDEEMPFFLGTFNSRYRPRDRSVLIKVADNLTTAGVPFAFVSTQAIEAGVDISFAHVFRDIAPLDSIVQAAGRCNRSFEWGESNGHVTVWFLADPDEPAAGPNQAPVSYVYNDVPEHVDIICRILCQTLPERTDVDETVLTRNAVPEYFDAVTPDKVGSDVLVEAVEHFEARELASHSLIDDEYETVDLLVAVSEADDARIQAIMDAFDVGNEPRAYRLLHNASDIRVSVPAQKADEALRFLSRVDLRQRGVQEGTSVLAYRLNSSQGSYDLDAGGFVADEDDALAGRFTL